The sequence taatcattttacaaAAAATGTAGCGGGAAAAAAGATTTGTCGTGTAAAAAAGCACTCAAGACAAATTGTCATTGTTCCAATGAGCCACATTCTATTATTCGGCAAGCTAGTCCAATCTACATGCCGGTTTGTAATCAACAAATCCTACAAGTTAGGGTGAAGTAAAATGAGCTCAAAACTCCATTTTCATCTCTCTTCTGAGCTTGCTGTTGGACCAAGTTATCAAAATTCCACAACCACGCACAAAGAGAGGGCATGCTCATGGGGTTGGCAATGCAGAAGCATTAGCATATCATCCCCTTATTGTACATGAactaaatccaaaaataaacaatgtcaGTATTTTCCCCTCCATGAATGCCACTTCAATTTCAATTGGTACCACAACGGAGGCACACCCAGAATCCCTCTTGCTAACCTTGGATCAAATACATCAAAATGCACCTTACTTAGGGAGTCCAATAGAACTTGCGCAGCCACAGCTGGCAGAAGCACTGGACGAGCCTCAGACGGTATTGTTCCAGACAAGTTACGAGCCTTTTGCAAATGCACATTAGCTACTGATGCCATCTCAAAAACTGCATTACAGAGGCTCTCACGAGAATCCAAATGGATTTCTGTTTGACCTCCCTGCACAACTAACAAACCATGCTTGGCTGCAACTTCACTTGGTATATAAGAAAAGTGACGGTTGCGACTAGCATGGTAGGGCAGTGACTTAATTAGCAACAGAAGGCCACTCGCTTTACCAACATGTGATGCAGCATGATCAGCTGCAGTGGAGCAGACACCACCGGCTTGAAGTGTCGTGTAAAGAATAGTTGATGCAGTATCCTCTGCATATTTCTCCAACTCTTCCATTTTTCCTGGGATGTCAGTAATCTCTCTTTTTGCATCATTTATCCGAGCTTCTACAGACCTTTTCAACCAagtttttgtaaatttgttctcATCTATCACTGATGAAAGGGCCAGTGCAGTTGGGTGCTCAATTAGCTTTTTGGCATAGATTTTGTCAATGGCTTCTTGCCACCAAAGCAGACGCATAAGTCCAACCCTAGGATCAGAAGCAATATCCATGGCTCTGGCAGTTTCAATATTGAAGGCTCGAAGTGCAAATGCAGCCTTCCGCATGCTAGACGGCAGTTCAAGTAGGCAAAGGTAGTGATGGTAGTCATAACTTCGCACTTGCTGTACACAGTATGAGAAAGCTGCTTGCATGCTACTGGATCTAGAAGCACCATTCATCAAATTTCACACTGGGGACCCTCCTGTAGATATAGGACTCCATTAATTCAGAGACAATGCCTTATGCTAAATTATATAGGGGCTTATTTGCTGAACAAGTCAAGAACTTCTAAATTGGAAGATATTTCAACAGGAGAAGAAGATGAGGCATGCTTATGACGTAAAACAAACTTCAATGTGCAAGTACAGCTCAAGATCATCATAATGCAAAGAAAGGTCCTAAATAAAACTTTCACATGAAAATTAAGTTGCAAAAGTGAACAAGGTTAAGAAGATTTATAGCCATACAATCAATAGCTCAATactcaaatgttttaaaaagcctTACTTTAAGTTCTATGAAATAAAAGAGGTATTCTCACATTAATCAGGCCCACTATTGATTGTCATCTTCCTTTATACCATTAAATTAGCCCAAATAAAACATCTTTTCGTAATAAGCCCAGGTAAAACTTTATTAGGCAAAGAGAGGGAAATCTTCACATAGCAGAAACATGGAACCCTCATCATCCATAAAAGAGAGTGTGTGCGCGCTTTGGACATGGAATATCTATACATTCTTTAGTCTAGCAGTCTACATAGAAAATTTTGACTTAAGTAACTCAAAGTTTTTGTTTtacatataatcaaaatatttcataaatatctagTATCAGTAAATAAAGAGATTCCCTAAACGATACTGCTAGCTGGTATGGAGAGACTTGCTTTGCTTGCTTCCTACTCAAATATGCCCTCTCCATCTTACTTGAATATGAAAGgtaaaaaacagaagaaaattaagaaaaaaagaaacttattGCAAAGTGCTTGAACCATGTAAGTTAATCAATGCACCTATTCCGGTAAATAAAGACAAAAGGGGTTCCATGGCTCAAGGGACCTCGCTCAATCAGAAATGAAAGTCAATTTTCAATCAACTGGTTAATGTCATCAATCCAATCCACTTTCAATCAATCGATGAACATAGCAAAAACTCACTGAAAACATCCGCTTAATCAGTCCTCATGAGGGCAACCTTGTGGCAAAGCAACTACTAAATCCTTTTTCTCTTGTGGGAGTTTGCAGTAATGCAGATCTAAGAGGCGACTCTTTCTTTGAACTTTTGTTTTGTCCAACCATCTTAAAATTCCTTTCACCAACagaaaattaaagtaaaaaattttaccctatttagtttttattattaaaggtttcaaatttatatattaaaaaaggcCAGAAAAtattggaattattttatgggttCATTAGTTGGTTCTcttataccaaaaatatatatatatacatatgcataaaAACGGTGTAATTCATTTAAAACCAACTACACTAACAATAAGCAACAAACTTGTCCCTCCCCATCACAAAGTCCACGTTTCTTAGAGATGTTGAGTTCAAATCAATAAACtgctaatataataataacgtAAAAATCATAGGTTTCAAACAACAAGAGTTTGTGATTGATATTACTGCTCAAAGCAactaaatcaatatatatatatatatatatatattcaaacacATTAAAGAATACTCGGAACTACCCAATTCCGGAATGCAAAAGAGTTAAACTTATGTACAGAACAAAACAAAGAACCAATAATATCCAaatgaaaacaaacaaaattcgTTCTTTATTGATTTATCTTCAGAGAAATTGGGGATAATATCTCTGAATTGAAACAAATACAATGAAAAgatgaaacatttttttttttttttggggggggggggggggggggacaatGAAAACCCTAGCAAATCAACGACAGAAACGAAGACAAAATCAAGTAAAACTGAAACAGCAAAAACTGCAATATAAAGGAAAATAGCGATCACTTGAATTGAAGCGAAAGAAGAGGAATGGGGGTGGTTTAGAAGGAATACCTGAAAACCGAGAGAGCAATGTTGGGGAATTTGCAGGAGGAGGCAGGAGGGCTTCAAGAGACAGAAAAGGAAGGCCTCGTGCGGTGTTAAACTTTGCACAAGAAGATTCGGCAGAAAATGCGTCGTCTTCAGGAATTCTTAACACtcaaatctaattttaatcgaTCTCAGCTGGTTCGTTACcctctcatcatcatcatcatcttttctTTACTCACTCTGAGGACTGTCgcgtctctctctttctcattaTAAAGAGATGGTAACATAATTATACAAGAACATAGGATGGCAAAGACTAGGATCCGAACCTTCACAATGTCGGTTGTCTGTTTGCAACCTCAATCCAATGACCAACCGATAAGACCACAACCCACGTTTTCATTCTATATGCTCTCATGATAAATCAAACGATGCAGGATGTTCTTAATTCATCTGCGCCGTCCATCTGACAGCATTTTTGGACTTGGCCATTATTTGCACCTTAATTTAATTTGgaatgtttattaatttaatatttgattatttagatattgttttaattattgatcaataaatggttaaatattaaaaaaaaaagatattgacCCATATGATTAAGaagtgaaaaattttaatagttgCGAGTATAAATAGAATTTGCCAaagcaatataaaaataaaaaatcccacATCAAAAGTACGTGTAAATTGaagctttattaatttttaaaaagatctcTACGTTTCTCTACATATAACTATAAGATTCTagatcatttaatttatttttgttaaaatttagtttaattagtctattattttatttatttttagttggaattttattttttaaaattcttttaatcattaaaataattattgtgattattttattctccaataatcaatacaattgctccattttttattcaattgacatatttattttttcttcgaACCATTATAAGTTCGAAGCAGCATGCCATGGCgcacatttttctttctttctttctttctttctttgaattgtTGCAGGTTTGAAGTGGCACGTATTGGCgtacatttttctttctttgaattgtTACAAATTTGAAGTGACACGcattggcatttttttttttttttcctttgaactGTTGTAGGCTTGAAGTGATATGGCCACACATTTAGGAGACAACAGGTTTTCTAACATATTTCGACATGTCTTTTTGGCACGCCCGATGGGACTACAAGATTTCAACTGAGGATCATGGTTCAAAATCTATTAATGTCTCAGGAGTCTGACACTCGTGACAACAACAAGGAAGAAAGAGCTAGCAAAACTCAGGACCCAACAAAGATGTCCACCCAGGAGTCTATCTGTGAGCTATCTCAGGATCTGAAGGAGGATCAAAGAAAGATGGAAACAATCCAGGAGACCCAGCAATGGATGATGGAAGGCATCATAGATTTGTTGCGTTAACAATTGTAGGTTACCCAAGCCTCGTTAAGTGGCACAAGGCCATTTACTAGCCAAAGAGAATAGGTGCAACCCTTTTTGGCCCTACCTAAAGGCAACATATCAAGGACTGATGCATCAATCGTTCCAGCAAAAACGAATCGAAATGAAGGAAGGATGATTGCACCATAACGACAAGTACAACCTTATATTCCCCCATTAGTTCAGAACCTAATTCATGTCGATGACCAACTAAGAATCAAGGCTAGAATATCAGAAATGGTTGAGAAGAGTAGAATGCACAGGCCCATCAGGTGGTATATTATGCGGTGCGGGCTTTTGAAGCCGCACTTTATGGTATGCAGGCCTTTTAGGTCGTAAATAATATTCATGGAGGAAGGGCAGACTTTCAGCCCCCTGTTTTCTCACCCGTTCAAAATCAAGGTTATGATAAGGGGTATGCTGAACAGTATGGCCAAAACTTTCCATATGGCTATAATGAAGACCATTATTATTAGGCCAACTACCATGGCCTAGTATAGAGACATGGTCATAATGTTTGAAACTGGATAAACAATGATCCTGACATGGATAGCGAGGCCGATGAGACCATCATCCAAGAGATTATCAGCCCTACATTCAAATGAGTTAGTCGACCATCTTATAGAAGGTCATATCACTAGGCAATTAATCAGACATAATTTTTAAGGGGATTCAGATTTCCTAAATTCACCTTGTTTTTAGGTGAAGAGAATTAGTCCACTGTGCATATAGGCCGCTTCACTAGCTACTGTGGAGAAGCTGCAACTATTGACTTTTTGAAGCTCCATTTGTTTGTAAATTCTTCAGTAGGTTCTGCTTTCTTTTGGTATATCAAGCTGCAACCAAATTCAATTCATACTTGGCAGCAGTTGGAGTAGAAATTCCATAAGCAATTTTATAGGACTGAGCTAGAGATCTCCATGGCTAACTTGTCATATTTTGCATCGGATGGAAGGAGAATCAATAGTGAACTTTATTGCCAGGTTCAAAAATGTAAGGATCTGATGTCATCTGGACATACAAGAAAGAAAGTTTATCAAGATAGCTTTGAAAAACGTTTGATGGAACGgaattctacaatttttttgAGTTTGTCTCTCAGGTGTCTAGGTACGAAAGCATTCTAAGGGTAAAGTATAAAATGAAGAACTCATCTTGGGATTCATACTACAGAGACTCTAATATTGAGATTTATTCAATCAAAGTTAAGGACCAATGAATTGAGGATGCCGCCACTAAAAACAATGCAGTTAAAATAGTGACTGTTAGGCTATACGTATGCAAAGCTTTAGCTAGACCAACAAGGAACTAAAGGATTCCTCAATTGATCATGAATACAAAAAAGAATTAGCTCGAGCTAAAGAAAGTCTACAGTTTCAACATCTCTAAGGCTGACCAAATTTTTAATCATCTGTTAGCCGACAAGGTACTTAAATTACCTGATAGCTATGTTTTCCAATGGCTGAagagatcaaaaaaaaaaaaagaaaaaagaaaagaaaccgtACAGCAAGTGGCATGGCATGTGGATGCATCAAACTATTCACTATGTGGTGTTCTGAAATGCAATCCAATCACTAATTGATAAAGGACACCCTGAAGTTTCTAGAAAAAGAGAAGGATGTAATGGAGGTGAAGAACAATCCTTTTCCATCAGCCGAAGTGAACATGGTTTCAACCAATATTTCAGACTTGACCAAACTTAGAGTCAAGATCGAGCTAGGATAGCCCTCATCTAGTAGAGTTTAAAAAAGGGATAACAGACCTAGAAGAGAGTATTTGGCCAAAAGGGTCGAACTACCCACTAAGGTGCTTTATACCCGTTGTAAACATGAGGTTGAAGATAGGAAGAAGCAACCTGTAAAGCTATGTGAACTAAATGTTTTAAAGTCACCATCAAAGAACTATAGACCTCATAGTCCCAAGTCAATGTTCTCATGCCTAGGACCAAAAGTGCAAGATGGGCATTGAAAGCTGAGCTATCATTATTGGGGGGGCAATTTAGCTCCAAGCTCTAAGTCACATTTTCTAGGATTAATCGGACAAGATTAGTGCCTTAGAAGATTGAGACGCCAAGGACATTCAGGCCaccaattacaaaaataaatcactAGTACCGTACAGGATAGAATCATTATCAGCCACTCACTAGGACTCATAAGAGACGGATGCAATGCCAGCATGTTACGGCAAGGAGACAGGTAGAATAAGCAAAGGCTTGTGAGAAGGTCATCAAAAAAGGCCACTGACAATGTTAACCTGGCTTGAAAGTAAGAAAAATGACAAAACACTGAAGGAATTAGAGTCATATCTATGCGGCATTGAAGCAAGACCAAAAAACTTGAAGGAATTGGTCGAAACCACTGCCAAGAAAGTGGTCATATCATCTAAAGCTAACAATTTTAgagtgaagaaatctgcaaagAGGTGAATCATAAAGCAAAATGTTAAAGTTCAATCGTGTTCAAATTACATGGACAATAATCTAGTGGAGAACGACATGATTGTTTCTTCAATTAGCAAGTCTTCaatggttaaaatttaaaactatggATGAAGTGATGGTCAACATAGTTGTCATcctaccttttttttatttagatcttAGCCTAATTAAGCTTGCATGATAGGAAAAGATAGTCATTTAGTGGCAGTAATGGCCTTGAAGGATGCTCTAAAATGTTACAAGATTTCGGATCAAATGTTGGAGCTAGAAGGCAAGACCTTGCACATGTAacataatcaatttaataaattaggcCAAAATTTACACGACCATTCATTCTATATAATTTGAACTAGCCAATTTAGCTACTTTTCAATGTTGTGTCTAAAGAACTCAAGCCTAGGTCGAAATCAGGTTGAACTTTATGACCTTTGTGAAATAAAAAGGTCGAACGCACCACCTTTGACATCATTTGCAAGATGCAGTTTGAGCCATTAGCATAGTACAAGAAGTCAAAGTAAAAGATAAATCCCAAGTGTCTTCGAAGGCCATCTAAATAGTCCACCGATGAAATTTAATCCTAAAATGCCATGTTAATCCCATGATGTTAAACTGATAAAGTCCCATTGTTTGGAAATTCGACTTAGGAAAATTTGTGTCATCCATGGTGAAGCTAAATAactacatccaaaaaaaaaaaaagaaaaagaaaaagaaaaagaaaaatggcatTGTAGTTTCAAATTGCTTTGAAGTGTCAATAAGGATCCATCCAAGAACTTCAATCCAACGGCTTGAATGAGCATGATTGAAAAGAAAAGTTTATGGTATGTGAGCAAATGGTGGAAGGGTGGATGGCAAACTTTATTAGTCTTGTACTTCAACTTTGGCAAGATTATCTGTGCATGATCAAAATCAAGTTAGAGCCGAATaccaacaaagaaaataaattcggCTTAGTATGGAATTATGTCACTTATAGgccaagtttattttattttatttaagtaaaaatatatatgtaatattctTATACATATTATTGTTAACAAaggtattattattagtattattttttactatatgaatatatatatatatatatatatattacatggtTCCATGATTTTTTCCTTATTACAGTTAGTTTTCcttccattaaaaaataagtgttgtcataaataaataaataaaaagtgctTTTGGGCAAACATATATATcttcaaaactaaaacaaattttcatgtatatctatttataacactatttcttttgtttatttatctattatttatttattattattattattatattttcaaattcggCTTACTTAGTGACATATTCGTTTGACAGATATCTACAATATTTAAGAATAAAGAGAGAAGTAATTTGCTAATGCGTAGTTGGCATATTCAATGTGCATGTGGCGCCAATATCCCAGAGCCatgtaaaaaaaatctaaaatcaacaataaaagcACAAGAAGATACAAAttataaaggaaaaatattgtttcagaataaaagatatacaagtttaagGAGCTGTCTGATCGATACAATGGAAGTTTGACTGCAAGAAAAACATGATGCTGTTGACATATGGGACTACCTttgaatatgtatgtatatatatatatatatatatttcatagtgGAGTTGCTAAGAAAAAACATGCATAAAAGAATCTCTCATACTATGGACTCAAATAACCACtgtatggaaaaaaatataCCATGGTGGAAACAGATGCGGCAAAGACGGTTAATGAAGAAAGATTAGAGTTCTAGTAAAATACTTGCAAGATTTGAACACATAAAGCTTTCTATGGTTTTCTGTATGATGATGACGGATTGCTTTTTGAAAGAGATGATTAGTTGAAATTGCCCATGGAAGTTGAATCCTATagttaaagaagaaaataaagctTTGATGGACTACACTTTGAAAATGGTCGGTTGATCCCATTTGGAAGCTGGCTCAATTTGCAAGAGTTTCTGTTTGGGATTGGAGTGCTACAACtacaagcaaaataaaatgaaaagaggcAATTGCATATGAATCCATGGAGTCCATGACCTACAAAAAAGAGAAGAATTGTTGGAGTAATGGGATAGTGGTTGTGATGATATGTTTATATCATACATATGAGTACTCATTTGGCACATCACATAGTGATTAATTTTTTAGCAAGTGGAATGCTAAATATTGGAAAGCTATTTTGAATatacttggaattggaat comes from Ziziphus jujuba cultivar Dongzao chromosome 6, ASM3175591v1 and encodes:
- the LOC107435436 gene encoding uncharacterized protein LOC107435436 — encoded protein: MNGASRSSSMQAAFSYCVQQVRSYDYHHYLCLLELPSSMRKAAFALRAFNIETARAMDIASDPRVGLMRLLWWQEAIDKIYAKKLIEHPTALALSSVIDENKFTKTWLKRSVEARINDAKREITDIPGKMEELEKYAEDTASTILYTTLQAGGVCSTAADHAASHVGKASGLLLLIKSLPYHASRNRHFSYIPSEVAAKHGLLVVQGGQTEIHLDSRESLCNAVFEMASVANVHLQKARNLSGTIPSEARPVLLPAVAAQVLLDSLSKVHFDVFDPRLARGILGVPPLWYQLKLKWHSWRGKY